The following are from one region of the Leptospira selangorensis genome:
- a CDS encoding GlcG/HbpS family heme-binding protein: MIRTAILFFAFFGGIGVTQAQTLTYGQNINLEQAKKVIAAAEAEARKNQWNMAIAVVDTGGNLVLFQRMDNTQIGSIEIAKGKASTANNFKRPSRALEEAIEKGGIGLRLLAVPGVFPLEGGELIFLDGKIIGAIGVSGAQSTQDGQVAKAGVAALSSK, encoded by the coding sequence ATGATACGTACTGCGATTTTGTTTTTCGCATTTTTTGGAGGGATCGGAGTGACCCAGGCTCAAACTTTAACTTACGGACAGAACATCAACTTAGAACAGGCAAAAAAGGTGATCGCTGCCGCAGAAGCCGAAGCGAGAAAGAATCAATGGAATATGGCAATCGCGGTTGTGGATACCGGAGGAAATTTAGTATTATTCCAGAGAATGGACAATACACAGATCGGTTCTATCGAGATCGCAAAAGGTAAGGCCTCGACTGCAAATAATTTTAAACGTCCTAGTCGAGCTTTGGAAGAAGCGATCGAAAAAGGTGGTATTGGTCTAAGACTTTTAGCCGTTCCGGGAGTTTTTCCTTTAGAAGGTGGAGAGCTGATCTTTCTGGACGGAAAAATTATAGGAGCGATCGGAGTTTCAGGAGCACAATCTACTCAGGACGGGCAAGTAGCAAAGGCGGGAGTGGCTGCTTTAAGTTCTAAATAG
- a CDS encoding dienelactone hydrolase family protein — protein sequence MKKIIWFSITFLLATNVLSAKVKSEFVEYKQGDTILEGFVAYPEGAKKAPGIVLVHDWMGLGENTKARAEQLAELGYVAFAADIYGKGVRPKSMEEASKLAASFREGDRKLLRARGLAALDALKSQSGVDQKSLAILGYCFGGTAALELARSGAPLKGTISFHGGLSTPKADDAKNIKGKVLALHGADDPFVKPDEVAAFQEEMRTAGVDWQFVSYGGAVHSFTIKEAGNDNSKGAAYNEKADKRSWLELKNFLKEIFPSK from the coding sequence ATGAAAAAGATCATTTGGTTCAGTATAACGTTTCTTTTAGCGACGAATGTTTTATCTGCAAAAGTTAAATCCGAATTCGTAGAATACAAACAAGGCGACACTATCTTAGAAGGTTTTGTTGCTTATCCGGAAGGAGCCAAAAAAGCTCCAGGTATCGTACTCGTCCATGATTGGATGGGCTTGGGCGAAAACACTAAAGCAAGAGCGGAACAACTCGCAGAACTAGGTTATGTTGCTTTCGCCGCGGATATTTACGGCAAAGGTGTACGTCCTAAATCCATGGAAGAAGCTTCAAAATTGGCAGCTTCTTTCAGAGAAGGGGACCGCAAATTATTAAGGGCCAGAGGACTGGCTGCGTTAGACGCATTAAAATCCCAATCTGGTGTGGATCAGAAAAGCCTTGCGATCCTAGGATATTGTTTTGGTGGGACCGCTGCCTTGGAACTCGCAAGAAGTGGAGCTCCCTTAAAAGGAACCATCAGTTTTCATGGAGGATTATCTACTCCTAAGGCGGACGACGCAAAGAATATTAAAGGTAAAGTTTTAGCTCTTCATGGAGCGGATGATCCTTTCGTAAAACCGGATGAAGTGGCAGCTTTCCAAGAAGAAATGAGAACTGCAGGAGTGGATTGGCAGTTTGTTTCTTATGGTGGCGCGGTTCATTCATTTACGATTAAGGAAGCAGGGAATGATAACTCTAAAGGGGCCGCTTATAATGAAAAAGCGGATAAACGTTCCTGGTTGGAGTTGAAAAACTTCCTAAAAGAAATTTTCCCTTCTAAGTAA
- a CDS encoding synaptic vesicle VAT-1 family membrane protein has translation MIRSVYRVDTKGSLDSLERREEELPPPGDNEVTVEIRAIGLNFADIFAIQGLYSATPKGSFIPGLEYSGKVIAVGKKVKNFKKNDKVMGVTRFGAYADYINIDSRYIFPLPSKWSFEQGAGFLVQGLTAYYALLPLGDLRKGQNVLIHSAAGGVGIYANRIAKKFGAWTLGSVGNHSKISLLEKEGYDAWIIRSSRFPEELKTALGGRELHLVLECIGGKIFKASYDALSPMGRMVVYGSASFMSQGDKVNWLTLAWRYLTRPKVDTLEIVSENKAVMGFNLIWLYEKIDELTVHLKALLKLNLEPPHIGSVYPFVDLPEAVRHFQTGNTTGKVVITVESGK, from the coding sequence ATGATTCGCTCCGTTTATCGAGTCGATACTAAGGGTTCCTTAGATTCTCTGGAAAGAAGAGAAGAGGAACTTCCTCCTCCTGGCGACAATGAAGTCACAGTAGAAATCCGTGCAATCGGTCTGAATTTTGCGGATATTTTCGCAATCCAAGGATTGTATAGCGCCACACCTAAAGGTTCTTTTATTCCAGGTTTGGAATATTCCGGTAAGGTGATTGCTGTTGGTAAAAAAGTCAAAAATTTCAAAAAGAACGATAAGGTCATGGGAGTGACTCGCTTCGGAGCATATGCTGATTATATCAACATAGACTCTAGATATATTTTCCCTCTTCCTTCAAAATGGAGTTTTGAGCAAGGAGCCGGATTTTTAGTCCAAGGACTTACTGCTTATTATGCTCTTCTTCCTTTAGGTGATTTAAGAAAGGGTCAAAATGTTCTAATACATAGCGCTGCGGGTGGAGTAGGGATCTATGCGAATCGTATCGCTAAAAAATTCGGAGCCTGGACCTTAGGTTCTGTAGGAAATCATTCTAAAATTTCTCTTTTAGAAAAAGAAGGTTATGACGCTTGGATCATTCGATCTTCTCGTTTTCCGGAAGAATTAAAAACCGCACTCGGTGGAAGAGAATTACATTTGGTTTTAGAATGTATTGGCGGTAAAATTTTCAAGGCAAGCTATGACGCTCTTTCCCCTATGGGCCGTATGGTTGTTTATGGTTCCGCTTCTTTTATGAGCCAAGGAGATAAGGTCAATTGGCTGACTTTAGCTTGGAGATATTTAACCAGACCAAAAGTGGATACATTAGAAATTGTTTCCGAGAATAAAGCGGTGATGGGATTTAATCTGATCTGGCTGTATGAAAAGATCGATGAACTGACTGTTCACCTCAAAGCACTTTTAAAATTAAATTTGGAACCACCTCATATCGGTTCCGTATATCCTTTTGTGGATCTTCCGGAAGCAGTCCGGCATTTTCAAACTGGAAATACTACCGGCAAAGTGGTGATTACCGTCGAATCGGGAAAATGA
- a CDS encoding polyprenyl synthetase family protein, translating into MTNRTETNVLSQLLKRSKDRFEDYLENEVYPFFKKESAPELADAMEYSLRAGGKRLRPILTFASFGKINDDSLSIGAALEFVHTYSLIHDDLPSMDDDDFRRGKPSLHKQFSEATAILAGDALQAYAFDWLTGIDSSDKNLHKDLVRVLAKGAGAAGMVSGQMYDLLLERNPSSLTGTKEELLSKTHKLKTGALIQASFLMGNRLREDYQEREETISEYGAKLGLLFQITDDILDIEGTKEDLGKTPGKDGKSGKITYPSLYGMETCKQMVSDLVSELEELGTDLDTSSKAEVSEFPEFFQSLPSNIGKRKN; encoded by the coding sequence ATGACAAATCGAACGGAAACAAACGTACTTTCTCAATTATTAAAACGTTCCAAAGATCGTTTCGAAGATTATTTAGAAAACGAAGTATATCCATTCTTTAAAAAAGAATCTGCTCCTGAACTTGCAGATGCAATGGAATACAGCCTGAGAGCCGGTGGAAAAAGATTAAGGCCAATTCTCACATTTGCTTCTTTTGGAAAAATCAATGACGATTCTCTTTCGATTGGAGCTGCATTAGAATTTGTTCATACATATAGTTTGATCCATGATGATCTGCCTAGTATGGACGATGATGATTTCAGAAGAGGCAAACCTTCTCTTCATAAACAATTTTCAGAAGCAACTGCTATACTTGCGGGAGATGCTTTGCAAGCGTATGCATTCGATTGGTTGACTGGGATCGATTCTTCCGATAAGAACTTGCATAAGGATTTGGTTCGAGTTTTAGCAAAAGGTGCTGGGGCCGCGGGGATGGTTTCCGGACAAATGTATGATCTATTACTGGAGAGAAATCCTTCTTCTTTAACCGGAACAAAAGAAGAATTACTTTCTAAAACTCATAAATTGAAAACCGGAGCTTTGATCCAAGCTTCTTTTCTGATGGGAAATCGTTTGAGAGAAGATTATCAAGAGAGAGAAGAAACTATCTCTGAGTATGGTGCGAAGCTCGGTTTATTATTTCAGATCACGGATGATATTTTGGATATCGAAGGTACAAAAGAAGATCTTGGAAAAACTCCGGGCAAAGATGGAAAATCCGGAAAGATCACTTATCCTTCTTTATATGGAATGGAAACTTGTAAGCAGATGGTTTCCGATCTAGTTTCCGAGTTGGAAGAATTGGGAACGGATCTAGACACTTCTTCTAAAGCAGAAGTGTCAGAATTTCCGGAATTCTTTCAATCATTACCTTCTAACATTGGCAAAAGAAAAAATTAG
- a CDS encoding TlyA family RNA methyltransferase produces the protein MAKEKIRLDDLLLKKGFAEDISKARSLILSGSVLVNDRMSDKVGTLFDESVEIRIREIIPKYVSRGAYKLKAAFEKWNISVKEKLCIDWGASTGGFTQVLLEEGAGLVFAFDVGYGQMASKVAMNPKVTVRDRFHIRDTSWKLLSSLWSEKTKEKFPDEIFLVMDLSFISLRIVLPVLSELKSKNPYVRWNIVSLFKPQFETESRNLDKGVLRDPWIRWKTIRSFLQFLKNEIKGSRIGLEDSPITGRDGNREILVYWTL, from the coding sequence TTGGCAAAAGAAAAAATTAGGCTAGATGACTTACTCTTGAAAAAGGGTTTTGCCGAGGATATTTCCAAGGCAAGAAGTCTTATCTTATCCGGATCAGTTCTCGTGAACGATCGAATGTCCGACAAGGTCGGCACATTATTTGACGAATCCGTAGAGATCCGGATAAGAGAGATCATCCCGAAGTATGTAAGTAGGGGAGCTTATAAACTCAAGGCTGCATTCGAAAAATGGAATATTTCAGTTAAAGAAAAACTCTGCATAGATTGGGGCGCTTCAACTGGGGGATTCACTCAAGTCCTTTTGGAAGAAGGAGCAGGATTAGTTTTCGCTTTTGATGTCGGCTACGGACAAATGGCTTCTAAGGTAGCGATGAATCCAAAGGTTACCGTCAGAGATCGATTCCATATCAGGGATACTAGTTGGAAATTATTGTCTTCTTTATGGTCTGAAAAAACGAAAGAAAAGTTTCCGGATGAGATATTCCTCGTCATGGATTTAAGTTTTATTTCTCTTCGTATTGTTCTTCCTGTTCTTTCAGAACTCAAAAGTAAAAATCCATACGTTCGATGGAATATAGTTAGTCTATTCAAACCCCAATTCGAAACGGAATCTAGAAATTTGGACAAGGGAGTTTTGAGAGATCCTTGGATACGTTGGAAAACGATCCGTTCTTTTTTGCAATTTTTGAAAAATGAAATTAAAGGATCAAGGATAGGATTGGAAGATTCCCCGATTACCGGGAGAGATGGTAACCGGGAAATCTTAGTGTACTGGACTCTTTAG